One window of Chamaesiphon minutus PCC 6605 genomic DNA carries:
- the gltD gene encoding glutamate synthase small subunit: MGKPTGFIEYRREVEGELAPLDRIHNWDEFHLPMPDDKLRNQGARCMDCGTPFCHTGTTISGMASGCPINNLIPEWNDLVYRGLWREALDRLHKTNNFPEFTGRVCPAPCEGSCVLGIHNPPVTIKSIEHSIVDKGWEEGWIVPEPPAKRTGKKVAIVGSGPAGLCAAAQLNKAGHWVTVLERADRPGGLLMYGIPNMKLEKEHVVLRRIELLEAEGITFKCNVEVGKDISAEDLRKDYDAVILCTGATKPRDLQIEGRNLKGIHFAMEFLTANTQTVLDGKEHRDFITAAGKDVIIIGGGDTGTDCVGTSIRHGCNSVEQLEIMPMPPQSRAANNPWPEWPKVYKMDYGQEEATAKFGADPRAYLTTATKFEGDADGNVTAVHTVQVQWEKNEQGQFVLQHVPGTEKVNPAQLVLLAMGFLGPEQPLVDALGLEKDARSNIKAEHEQYVTSIPGVFAAGDCRRGQSLVVWAFNEGRGAAHECDMYLMGNTDLP; the protein is encoded by the coding sequence ATGGGCAAGCCAACCGGATTTATTGAATACCGCCGCGAAGTCGAAGGCGAACTAGCACCACTCGATCGCATCCACAACTGGGACGAGTTTCACCTGCCCATGCCCGACGACAAGCTCCGCAACCAGGGAGCTAGATGTATGGACTGCGGTACACCCTTCTGTCATACTGGCACCACGATCTCCGGTATGGCGAGCGGTTGCCCGATCAATAACTTGATTCCCGAATGGAACGATCTGGTATATCGCGGACTTTGGCGCGAAGCCCTCGACAGACTCCACAAAACCAACAACTTCCCCGAATTTACGGGTAGAGTCTGCCCTGCACCCTGCGAAGGCTCCTGTGTACTGGGCATCCACAACCCGCCAGTCACGATTAAAAGCATCGAACACTCGATCGTCGATAAAGGCTGGGAAGAGGGCTGGATCGTCCCCGAACCCCCCGCAAAACGCACTGGTAAAAAAGTCGCCATCGTCGGTTCTGGCCCTGCTGGACTTTGTGCTGCCGCCCAACTGAATAAAGCCGGACACTGGGTGACAGTATTAGAACGCGCAGATCGACCGGGCGGACTGCTGATGTACGGCATTCCTAACATGAAGCTCGAAAAAGAGCACGTCGTCCTCCGTCGGATCGAGCTACTCGAAGCTGAAGGAATCACCTTCAAATGCAACGTGGAAGTTGGCAAAGACATTAGTGCCGAAGATCTGCGGAAAGATTACGATGCCGTCATCCTCTGTACTGGAGCCACCAAACCCCGGGATCTCCAGATCGAAGGTCGCAACCTCAAAGGCATCCACTTCGCCATGGAATTTCTCACGGCTAATACCCAAACCGTATTAGATGGCAAAGAACATCGAGACTTCATCACCGCCGCTGGCAAAGATGTCATCATCATCGGTGGTGGCGACACGGGTACCGATTGCGTCGGCACCTCCATCCGCCACGGCTGCAACAGCGTCGAGCAACTAGAAATCATGCCGATGCCGCCCCAGTCCCGCGCTGCCAATAACCCCTGGCCGGAATGGCCGAAAGTCTACAAAATGGACTACGGACAAGAAGAAGCCACCGCGAAATTTGGAGCCGATCCGAGAGCCTATCTCACCACCGCCACCAAATTTGAAGGCGATGCCGACGGCAACGTTACTGCCGTCCATACCGTCCAAGTCCAGTGGGAGAAAAACGAGCAAGGACAATTCGTCCTCCAACACGTCCCTGGTACCGAAAAAGTTAACCCAGCTCAGCTCGTGCTGCTGGCAATGGGTTTTCTCGGCCCCGAACAGCCACTTGTCGATGCTTTAGGCTTGGAGAAAGACGCTCGCAGCAACATTAAAGCCGAACACGAACAATACGTCACTAGCATTCCTGGTGTCTTCGCCGCTGGCGATTGCCGTCGCGGTCAAAGTTTGGTCGTCTGGGCATTTAATGAAGGTCGCGGTGCTGCCCACGAATGCGACATGTATCTGATGGGTAATACCGATTTGCCTTAA
- a CDS encoding GH25 family lysozyme, with translation MTITGVGGLLFYFGIIHINYPDRNRFPIRGIDISSHQKQIDWERLDRSTINFILMKATEGGNFKDPRFQDNWRQARQQGTIVGAYHFFTFCKSGREQAQNYIETVPKQPGTLPPVIDLEFSGNCRSQPTQAGLETELNTFIAIVEKFYRKRPILYVTHEFYDRYLQNRYAQQPIWISDFYSFNKLPILADGKQWLFWQYSERGRIAGIPTLVDLNVFNGDKNQFDRLVNTEVMQKQQ, from the coding sequence TTGACAATCACTGGAGTCGGAGGGCTATTATTTTATTTTGGCATCATTCATATTAATTATCCCGATCGCAATCGATTTCCCATTCGCGGAATCGATATCTCCAGCCATCAAAAACAGATCGATTGGGAGCGGTTAGATCGATCGACAATAAACTTTATTTTGATGAAAGCAACTGAAGGGGGTAATTTCAAAGACCCTCGCTTTCAGGATAACTGGCGACAGGCTAGGCAACAAGGCACAATTGTCGGAGCCTATCATTTTTTCACTTTTTGTAAATCGGGACGCGAACAAGCTCAGAACTATATCGAAACAGTACCGAAACAGCCAGGGACATTACCCCCAGTTATCGATTTAGAATTTAGTGGCAATTGTCGATCGCAACCGACACAAGCCGGATTAGAAACCGAGTTAAATACATTTATCGCGATCGTTGAAAAGTTCTATCGCAAGCGACCGATTTTATACGTAACACACGAATTTTACGATCGATATCTCCAGAATCGCTATGCCCAACAACCAATTTGGATTAGTGATTTTTATAGCTTTAATAAGCTACCAATATTAGCCGATGGTAAACAGTGGTTATTTTGGCAATATAGCGAACGTGGTAGAATAGCGGGAATTCCGACGTTAGTAGATCTCAACGTTTTTAATGGCGATAAAAATCAATTCGATCGATTGGTAAACACAGAAGTTATGCAAAAGCAACAGTGA
- a CDS encoding LuxR C-terminal-related transcriptional regulator produces the protein MLRTVRVHVRAILHKLGANDRQQAVAIATQNYLLDLSP, from the coding sequence GTGCTCAGAACTGTGCGGGTTCACGTTCGGGCAATTTTACATAAGTTAGGTGCGAACGATCGCCAGCAAGCCGTCGCAATCGCGACTCAAAATTATCTCCTCGATCTTTCCCCGTAA
- a CDS encoding DNA phosphorothioation-associated putative methyltransferase — translation MSQIPSTVEVERHRAAISRVELSRPVRLAIESGIITTETSIFDYGCGVGGDVKRLKSQGYDCEGWDPYYFPDVEIRSADIVNLSYIINVIEDPQERDRALSQAWELTGRVLIVAAQILVNDLSGMLAYGDGILTKRNTFQKYYQQVELKEYIDRVLSVDAIPIGLGIFLVFRDLSQAESFRAARLYTRMTTPRVRVESKRFEDYQVQLAPLMEFVSQRGRIPIKGELAAEPELNSEFGSIKRAFQIVLTATDEAEWDAIAYQRSLDLQVYLALSQFGQRRSLRNLSMAMKADIKAFFGSYDEACAVADRLLFKIGEPGVIKQACQQSKIGKLLPAALYVHISALNEIDPKLRLYEGCASRNIGGTEDANLIKFHTDKPCISYLYYPNFESIAHPALSWSMLIDLRDLSLRFRDYSQQDNPPILHRKETFLSNTHPLYSKFAKFTKSEEKAGLYTETKTIGNQQGWERRLQSCGVKIKNHRIIRQV, via the coding sequence ATGTCGCAAATACCAAGCACAGTAGAAGTCGAACGACACCGTGCCGCCATCTCGCGGGTAGAACTATCTCGTCCAGTGCGACTGGCGATCGAGTCGGGTATTATTACGACAGAAACTAGTATTTTTGACTATGGTTGTGGCGTTGGTGGCGATGTCAAACGGTTGAAGTCGCAGGGGTATGACTGTGAAGGTTGGGACCCATATTATTTCCCCGATGTTGAGATTCGATCGGCAGATATTGTCAATCTTAGCTATATCATTAATGTCATCGAAGATCCCCAAGAACGCGATCGAGCATTAAGTCAAGCGTGGGAATTGACAGGACGGGTATTAATCGTCGCCGCACAGATTTTAGTTAACGATCTGAGTGGAATGTTAGCTTATGGCGATGGGATTTTAACTAAGCGCAATACTTTTCAGAAGTATTATCAACAAGTAGAATTAAAAGAATATATCGATCGAGTTTTGAGTGTCGATGCCATTCCAATCGGATTGGGAATTTTTTTAGTATTTCGCGATCTATCGCAAGCCGAAAGTTTTCGAGCGGCGAGACTATATACGCGGATGACGACGCCGCGCGTGCGAGTTGAGAGCAAAAGGTTTGAAGATTATCAGGTTCAACTCGCTCCGTTAATGGAATTTGTCAGTCAACGGGGACGAATTCCAATTAAGGGAGAACTAGCAGCAGAACCTGAATTAAATAGCGAATTTGGTAGTATCAAACGGGCATTTCAAATCGTTTTAACAGCAACCGATGAAGCTGAATGGGATGCGATCGCCTATCAGCGATCGCTAGATTTACAAGTTTATTTAGCTCTATCTCAATTCGGACAAAGACGTAGTTTAAGAAATTTATCTATGGCAATGAAGGCAGATATTAAAGCTTTTTTTGGCAGCTATGATGAGGCATGTGCGGTTGCCGATCGATTATTATTTAAGATTGGCGAGCCGGGTGTAATTAAGCAAGCTTGTCAGCAGAGTAAAATTGGTAAGTTATTGCCTGCGGCTCTATACGTTCATATTTCCGCACTCAATGAAATCGATCCCAAATTGCGGCTGTATGAAGGTTGCGCCAGCCGGAATATCGGTGGTACTGAAGATGCAAATCTGATTAAGTTTCATACCGATAAGCCATGTATTTCTTATCTTTATTATCCCAATTTTGAATCGATCGCGCATCCAGCATTGTCATGGTCGATGCTCATCGACTTGCGGGATTTGAGCTTGCGATTTCGCGACTATTCTCAACAGGATAATCCGCCAATCCTCCATCGCAAAGAAACATTTTTGAGCAACACTCACCCACTTTACTCAAAGTTCGCCAAATTTACTAAGTCTGAAGAAAAAGCTGGACTATATACCGAAACTAAAACGATCGGCAATCAGCAGGGCTGGGAGCGACGGCTGCAATCTTGTGGCGTAAAAATTAAAAACCATCGTATAATTCGGCAAGTATGA
- a CDS encoding lipid-A-disaccharide synthase-related protein has product MNSSDSTRSTKKVLFISNGHGEDLNAIQIVRALRQQVPDVEIGAMPIVGYGNAYRNLKIDIIGPTEALPSGGFVYNDRFKLLEDIRSGLFTLLWRQIQSVRKYGEDCEAIFAIGDVVVLLGAYLTGKPYISFMVSSSAYYEHRMQYPKLTEWLLKSDRCRQIFTRDRYTAELLNQQGYDKAIFVGFPAMDALEITGKDLQLSPNLPLVALLPGSRLPEAGTNLQLLLDLAIVTSPLFPNGIQFCAAITPNLCLPDATGAIPLQQVAAQRGWDYHPSGYLTHPDRQIKLRCLYDAFADILYQCDLVAGMAGTAIEQAVGLGKPIVQIPGAGPQFTYTFAEAQMRLLGSSIQTIGTKPATAETITQAAQAIQRTLGDEVYLQQCRENGMERIGGAGGGDAMARIFANRFLKTD; this is encoded by the coding sequence ATGAATAGCTCAGACTCAACCCGATCGACTAAAAAAGTTTTATTTATTAGCAACGGACATGGCGAAGATCTCAATGCCATTCAAATAGTTAGAGCATTACGTCAACAAGTCCCAGATGTAGAAATTGGTGCCATGCCAATCGTTGGTTATGGTAATGCTTATCGTAACTTAAAGATCGATATTATTGGCCCTACCGAAGCATTACCTTCAGGTGGTTTTGTCTATAACGACAGGTTCAAACTGTTAGAAGACATTCGATCGGGATTATTCACTTTACTTTGGCGACAGATTCAATCTGTTCGTAAATATGGCGAAGATTGTGAAGCAATTTTCGCGATCGGGGATGTCGTAGTATTACTTGGTGCCTACTTGACGGGTAAACCATACATCTCATTTATGGTATCGAGTTCGGCATATTACGAACATCGAATGCAGTATCCCAAGCTAACTGAATGGCTGTTAAAATCCGATCGATGTCGGCAGATATTTACACGCGATCGCTATACAGCCGAGCTGTTAAATCAACAAGGTTACGATAAAGCCATCTTTGTTGGGTTTCCCGCGATGGATGCACTAGAAATAACCGGAAAAGATCTCCAGTTATCGCCCAATTTACCTTTAGTTGCCTTATTACCTGGCAGTAGATTACCCGAAGCCGGAACTAATTTACAATTACTTTTAGATCTGGCAATTGTCACATCGCCACTATTTCCCAATGGTATTCAGTTTTGCGCCGCCATTACCCCAAATTTATGCTTACCAGATGCAACTGGTGCGATTCCCCTGCAACAGGTAGCAGCGCAACGCGGGTGGGATTATCACCCATCGGGTTATTTAACTCATCCCGATCGTCAGATTAAGTTACGCTGCCTTTATGATGCCTTTGCGGATATTTTATATCAGTGCGATCTCGTCGCGGGAATGGCTGGTACCGCGATCGAACAAGCCGTCGGATTGGGCAAACCGATCGTGCAAATTCCTGGTGCTGGCCCTCAGTTTACCTATACTTTCGCCGAAGCGCAAATGCGTTTATTAGGTTCCTCAATTCAAACCATAGGCACCAAGCCAGCTACAGCGGAAACTATCACTCAAGCCGCACAGGCGATCCAACGCACGCTGGGGGATGAAGTATATCTCCAACAATGTCGGGAAAATGGAATGGAACGAATCGGCGGTGCGGGTGGTGGTGACGCAATGGCACGGATTTTTGCCAATCGATTTTTAAAAACCGATTGA
- a CDS encoding pentapeptide repeat-containing protein yields MSRKMTAQELLDVYVAGERDFAGIYLHGIDLSNAVLRGINLDRADLSEVNFTGADLSGDYGRSQSFFFKDNINTWPGQYSSIGIGNASGGYTCIRYAVLRNANFQDADISYVDFGHSDMSFVNFEGAYGKGVAFEYAWLSDSKWDRWDDCAIEISSFECAIVEGTPLENAEWV; encoded by the coding sequence ATGAGTAGAAAGATGACGGCACAAGAGTTATTAGATGTTTATGTCGCTGGCGAGCGAGACTTTGCTGGAATATATCTTCATGGAATCGATCTAAGTAATGCTGTTTTGAGAGGTATTAACTTAGATCGAGCCGACCTTAGTGAAGTTAATTTTACAGGTGCAGATCTCAGTGGAGATTATGGGAGAAGTCAATCATTCTTCTTCAAAGACAATATTAATACTTGGCCTGGACAGTATAGTAGTATCGGAATAGGTAATGCATCTGGCGGTTATACTTGTATAAGATATGCAGTTTTAAGGAATGCAAATTTTCAGGATGCCGATATAAGTTACGTCGATTTCGGCCATTCGGATATGAGTTTCGTTAATTTTGAGGGAGCTTATGGCAAAGGAGTTGCTTTTGAGTATGCCTGGTTATCAGATTCTAAATGGGATAGATGGGATGATTGTGCCATCGAAATTAGTAGTTTTGAATGCGCCATTGTTGAAGGAACTCCTCTAGAAAATGCTGAGTGGGTTTAG
- a CDS encoding GNAT family N-acetyltransferase — translation MSFELETQRLRLQPILASDSIALHNIFIDPYVRKYLCDDRVWELQQVEEMSLESQNLFDTQKLGLWFIKTRDPEEIVGFVGLWYFFEEDQPQLVYALIPTAINKGYATEAALKIIEYSFNKLGYQYLLASCDRPNLESIKLARRLGMREVEQRTSEDKPIVFFRIEKELVNTI, via the coding sequence ATGAGTTTTGAATTAGAAACTCAACGTTTACGACTACAACCAATTTTAGCAAGTGACTCGATCGCACTACACAATATTTTCATCGATCCATACGTGCGAAAATATTTATGTGACGATCGAGTTTGGGAGCTACAACAGGTAGAGGAGATGTCTCTAGAAAGCCAAAATTTATTCGATACTCAAAAACTTGGTCTCTGGTTTATTAAGACTAGAGATCCAGAGGAGATTGTCGGCTTTGTCGGCTTATGGTACTTTTTTGAGGAAGACCAGCCTCAATTAGTTTACGCTCTAATTCCCACAGCAATAAATAAAGGCTACGCTACCGAAGCAGCTCTGAAGATAATAGAATATTCCTTTAATAAACTCGGCTATCAATATCTTTTAGCAAGCTGCGATCGACCTAATTTAGAGTCTATAAAATTAGCCCGAAGACTGGGAATGCGCGAAGTAGAACAACGGACGAGCGAGGATAAACCCATAGTATTTTTCAGGATTGAAAAAGAACTAGTAAATACTATTTAA
- a CDS encoding photosystem II high light acclimation radical SAM protein, which translates to MTTRILYCRLPCNPIFPIGVVYLSDHVHKQFPHVEQRIFDLGTVPPLDYGKALDEAIDKFQPDLLVYSWRDIQIYAPVGGRGGNPLQNSFEIFYDRNPLKKLHGAIGGVRMLTSHYTELWRNMSLIKRGLKRAKRHNPNAQLVVGGGAVSVFYEQLAKSLPKGAIVSIGEGEVLLEKIIRSEDLTNERCYVVGTAPRKGLVHEPPTSIEKTACNYDYIETIWPEFSYYLQDRDFYVGVQTKRGCPHNCCYCVYTVIEGKQVRINPADEVVAEMRQLYDRGIRNFWFTDAQFIPARRYIDDAIELLQKIVASGMTDIKWAAYIRADNLTPELCDLMVKTGMNYFEIGITSGSQELVRKMRMGYNLRTVLQNCRDLKAAGFEDMVSINYSFNVIDERFETIRQTIAYHREMEKIFGADKVEPAIFFIGLQPHTHLEEYAFKNDVIKPGYNPMSHMPWVAKKLLWNPEPLGSFFGEVCLQAFRDNPNDFGREVMNILEARLGKSALEEALTAPVEVKQLTKV; encoded by the coding sequence ATGACTACACGAATTCTCTATTGTCGCCTCCCTTGCAACCCAATTTTCCCGATCGGGGTTGTGTACTTGTCAGACCACGTTCACAAGCAGTTTCCGCATGTCGAGCAACGGATCTTCGATCTCGGTACGGTACCACCGCTAGATTATGGTAAGGCACTAGACGAAGCGATCGATAAATTTCAGCCAGACTTACTGGTTTACTCTTGGCGAGATATCCAAATCTATGCACCAGTCGGCGGACGTGGTGGCAACCCCCTCCAGAACTCCTTTGAGATTTTTTACGATCGTAACCCACTTAAGAAGCTACACGGGGCGATCGGTGGGGTGCGGATGTTAACCAGCCACTACACAGAATTGTGGCGCAACATGTCCCTAATTAAGCGCGGGTTGAAACGTGCCAAACGCCATAATCCGAACGCGCAATTAGTAGTCGGTGGGGGAGCTGTGAGCGTCTTCTACGAGCAATTAGCCAAGAGTTTACCAAAGGGCGCGATCGTCTCGATCGGTGAGGGGGAAGTCTTGTTAGAGAAGATTATTAGATCTGAAGATCTTACCAACGAGCGGTGTTATGTCGTTGGTACCGCACCGCGCAAAGGTCTAGTCCACGAACCACCAACCTCGATCGAGAAGACGGCTTGCAATTACGATTATATCGAGACCATTTGGCCAGAATTTAGTTACTACTTGCAAGATCGGGATTTTTATGTCGGCGTGCAGACAAAACGTGGTTGTCCGCACAACTGCTGCTATTGTGTTTATACGGTAATTGAAGGTAAGCAAGTCCGGATCAATCCCGCCGATGAAGTAGTTGCCGAAATGCGTCAATTATACGATCGTGGCATTCGGAATTTCTGGTTTACAGATGCTCAGTTTATTCCAGCTCGACGCTATATCGATGATGCGATCGAATTACTCCAAAAGATCGTCGCTAGTGGGATGACAGATATTAAATGGGCAGCTTATATTCGTGCTGACAATCTCACTCCCGAACTGTGCGATTTGATGGTCAAAACGGGAATGAATTATTTTGAGATCGGTATTACCAGCGGTTCTCAAGAACTAGTTCGTAAAATGCGGATGGGCTATAATCTGCGTACTGTCTTACAAAATTGTCGCGATCTTAAAGCCGCTGGATTTGAAGACATGGTGTCGATCAATTACTCATTTAATGTCATCGACGAACGCTTTGAAACGATCCGCCAAACGATCGCTTATCACCGCGAAATGGAAAAGATATTTGGGGCGGATAAAGTCGAACCAGCGATCTTCTTTATCGGCTTACAACCGCACACGCATTTAGAAGAATATGCTTTCAAAAATGACGTAATTAAACCCGGTTATAATCCGATGAGTCATATGCCATGGGTAGCCAAAAAACTTCTCTGGAATCCCGAACCATTAGGCTCGTTTTTTGGCGAAGTTTGTCTGCAAGCCTTTCGCGATAACCCTAACGATTTCGGACGAGAAGTGATGAATATTCTCGAAGCACGGTTGGGGAAATCGGCGTTGGAGGAAGCTTTAACTGCACCTGTAGAAGTCAAACAGTTAACTAAAGTTTAG
- a CDS encoding glycosyltransferase family 4 protein → MVNTKHLVYILPYLNLGGTERQALSLIREYQHRYQVSLLAPTGKGLPPFLAQQLDYCEFTAWERNFFKGLRELIAGIKAAQKRQQIDLIHVHGAHELMIPVRLLFPKIPIVFTVHGYHGASADISYRLACLFANLWATRVISVCQTEYDILVKFGMNPAKLEMIYNGVPTPILDRSKVTSLAERFNLDPAKQTIIGTAARLSEAKGLTYLLQAFARVAQGKPNLRLVIAGIGELEQPLKQQSQELGIADRTIFAGYIDDLPELMSLFNFFVLPSLQEACSLACAEAMAQQKAAIGTTIGGIVEQIADGKTGFLIPPKDVDSLAKKMQYLLDRPELVEEFAHNGRQRYEEYFALDRMLIKTENLYSELLT, encoded by the coding sequence ATGGTAAATACCAAACATTTGGTTTATATTTTACCTTATCTAAATTTGGGTGGTACAGAAAGACAGGCATTAAGTCTGATAAGAGAGTATCAACATCGTTATCAGGTGTCATTACTTGCGCCGACTGGTAAAGGGTTGCCACCTTTTTTAGCACAACAACTCGATTACTGTGAATTTACGGCCTGGGAGCGGAACTTCTTTAAAGGTTTACGAGAACTAATTGCAGGAATTAAAGCCGCACAAAAACGTCAACAGATCGATCTAATTCACGTTCATGGCGCGCACGAATTAATGATTCCCGTGCGGTTGTTATTTCCCAAAATCCCGATCGTTTTTACCGTACATGGCTATCATGGAGCCAGCGCAGATATTAGTTACCGCCTTGCCTGTTTATTTGCAAATCTGTGGGCGACACGAGTAATTTCTGTCTGTCAAACCGAGTATGATATTTTAGTTAAGTTTGGCATGAATCCGGCCAAACTAGAAATGATTTATAATGGCGTACCGACACCAATACTCGATCGATCTAAAGTAACATCTTTAGCCGAGCGATTTAATTTAGATCCCGCCAAGCAAACTATTATCGGTACGGCAGCTAGATTATCAGAAGCCAAGGGGTTGACATACTTATTACAAGCTTTTGCTAGAGTGGCACAAGGCAAACCAAATTTACGTCTGGTTATTGCAGGCATTGGCGAATTAGAACAGCCACTCAAGCAACAATCTCAAGAGTTAGGAATTGCAGATCGCACGATTTTCGCAGGATATATCGACGATTTGCCAGAGCTAATGAGCTTGTTTAATTTCTTTGTATTGCCATCACTGCAAGAAGCCTGTAGCTTAGCTTGTGCTGAAGCCATGGCACAACAAAAAGCAGCAATTGGCACAACAATTGGTGGTATCGTCGAACAAATTGCAGACGGTAAAACTGGTTTCTTAATTCCACCTAAAGATGTAGATAGTTTAGCAAAGAAAATGCAATACTTACTCGATCGACCAGAATTAGTTGAAGAGTTTGCACATAATGGCAGACAAAGATATGAAGAGTACTTTGCACTCGATCGAATGTTAATTAAAACAGAAAATTTATACTCTGAACTTTTAACTTAG
- a CDS encoding 2-phosphosulfolactate phosphatase family protein yields the protein MKLYTYHTPERTPANELPICAIAIDVLRATSTIAAALKSGAEAIQAFSNMDMLMEVSDKWPSELRLRGGERGGAKVVGCDLGNSPLDCTPEVVGGKRLFISTTNGTRTLQRIQDAKIVLAAALVNRQAIVDYVIAQEPETVWMVGSGWEGDYSLEDSVCAGAIADSIITKLNVPLSDVAGNDELVASIALYRQWKDNLLDLFYLASHGQRLVRLECFADLKFCATPDTLDIIPIQTSVGVLQAHSH from the coding sequence GTGAAACTATATACTTACCACACTCCCGAACGCACCCCCGCAAATGAACTTCCCATCTGCGCGATCGCGATCGATGTACTACGTGCCACATCGACGATCGCCGCAGCACTTAAGTCTGGAGCCGAAGCCATTCAAGCTTTTAGCAACATGGATATGCTAATGGAAGTGAGTGACAAGTGGCCTTCTGAATTACGTTTGCGTGGTGGCGAGCGGGGTGGTGCCAAAGTAGTAGGTTGCGATTTGGGCAATTCGCCGCTAGATTGTACGCCAGAGGTAGTGGGTGGTAAACGGTTATTTATCAGTACCACCAATGGTACTCGCACCTTACAGCGAATTCAGGATGCCAAAATCGTCCTCGCCGCAGCTTTAGTCAATCGTCAGGCAATCGTGGATTATGTCATCGCCCAGGAGCCAGAGACAGTCTGGATGGTAGGATCGGGTTGGGAGGGCGATTATTCGCTCGAAGATTCCGTCTGCGCGGGCGCAATTGCCGATAGTATTATTACTAAATTAAACGTACCGTTATCAGATGTTGCTGGTAATGATGAACTAGTAGCCTCGATCGCGTTATATCGACAGTGGAAAGATAATCTTTTGGACTTATTTTACCTCGCCAGTCACGGACAGCGATTGGTCCGATTAGAATGTTTTGCCGATCTCAAATTTTGTGCGACTCCCGACACGTTGGATATTATTCCGATTCAAACTAGCGTGGGTGTGTTGCAAGCTCATTCACATTAG
- a CDS encoding phosphate-starvation-inducible PsiE family protein, whose product MKTSIAAPIANNTPVKTPNVPWYPKINRSHIVRVLELVQDTIAISLCIGLFCVMVLQLKEIFLSLGTLRFHEITADIMFILILVELFRLLIIYLQEQRVSIGVSVEVAIVSVLREVIVKGILEVQWEQVIATCAFLISMAILMVVRVWIPPTFEGIDPEHQVSNRLKVSKHHD is encoded by the coding sequence ATGAAGACATCAATTGCCGCACCGATCGCCAATAATACTCCTGTAAAGACCCCGAATGTACCGTGGTATCCCAAAATCAATCGCAGTCATATCGTGCGGGTTTTGGAGTTAGTCCAAGATACGATTGCAATTTCTCTATGTATTGGATTGTTTTGCGTGATGGTATTGCAGTTGAAAGAAATCTTCTTGTCGCTGGGTACCTTACGCTTTCATGAGATTACCGCCGATATTATGTTTATTTTAATTTTGGTCGAGTTATTTCGACTATTAATTATTTACCTACAAGAACAACGCGTATCGATCGGCGTATCCGTAGAAGTAGCGATCGTATCCGTACTGCGAGAAGTAATTGTTAAAGGTATCTTAGAAGTCCAATGGGAGCAGGTAATAGCAACTTGTGCATTCTTAATTTCGATGGCAATTTTAATGGTAGTGCGAGTATGGATTCCACCAACTTTTGAAGGCATCGATCCAGAACATCAAGTTTCTAACCGACTCAAAGTCAGTAAGCATCACGATTGA
- a CDS encoding DUF1830 domain-containing protein has product MPHILDPLPENHNDEICCCYVNSTSQIQVARITNVHNWYFERVVFPGQRLIFEAPSYSYLEIHTGMMASSILSDKIPCQQLIVLGEDEPHPFAISAKTVPELEYAHQ; this is encoded by the coding sequence ATGCCTCACATTCTCGATCCCTTACCCGAAAACCACAATGATGAGATTTGCTGCTGCTATGTCAATAGCACCAGTCAGATTCAAGTGGCCAGAATCACCAATGTTCACAATTGGTATTTCGAGCGAGTTGTTTTTCCCGGACAACGGCTGATATTTGAAGCTCCTAGTTACAGCTATCTAGAAATTCATACTGGGATGATGGCAAGTTCTATTTTATCAGATAAGATTCCTTGCCAACAACTAATCGTTTTAGGTGAAGATGAACCTCACCCTTTCGCAATCTCAGCAAAGACGGTACCTGAATTAGAATACGCTCATCAATGA